The following are encoded in a window of Camelus ferus isolate YT-003-E chromosome 20, BCGSAC_Cfer_1.0, whole genome shotgun sequence genomic DNA:
- the LOC102519947 gene encoding glutathione S-transferase A4: MTSVAIKPKPGVIAAKPKLCYFRGRCRMESIHWLLAAAGVEFEEEFLETREQYEKLQKDGHLLFGQVPLVEIDGMVLTQTRAVLSYLAAKYNLRGKDLKEAVRIDMYADGTLDLMMMIAQAAFKPPEEKEEDLALVVQKAKTRYFPVFEKILKDHGEDFLVGNTFSWADIQLLEAILMVEELNASVLSDFPLLKAFKTRISNMPTIKKFLQPGRQRQPPPDGRYVEVVRNVLQL; encoded by the exons AAAGCCCAAGCCAGGAGTCATAGCAGCCAAACCCAAGCTCTGCTACTTCCGTGGCCGGTGCAGAATGGAGTCGATCCACTGGTTGCTGGCTGCAGCTGGCGTGGAG TTTGAAGAAGAATTTCTTGAAACAAGAGAGCAATATGAGAAGTTGCAGAAGG ATGGACATCTGCTTTTCGGCCAAGTACCTCTGGTTGAAATTGATGGAATGGTGCTGACGCAGACGAGGGCCGTTCTCAGCTACCTCGCTGCCAAGTACAACTTGCGTGGGAAGGACCTGAAGGAGGCAGTCAG GATCGACATGTACGCAGACGGCACCTTGGACCTCATGATGATGATCGCGCAGGCTGCGTTCAAACCCCCCGAGGAAAAAGAGGAGGACCTTGCTTTAGTCGTCCAGAAAGCGAAAACTCGGTACTTCCCCGTCTTTGAAAAG ATTCTGAAAGACCATGGAGAGGATTTTCTAGTTGGCAACACATTCAGCTGGGCAGACATACAGCTGTTGGAAGCTATTTTAATGGTGGAAGAACTCAATGCTTCTGTTCTTTCTGACTTCCCTCTGCTAAAG GCATTTAAAACAAGAATCAGCAACATGCCTACAATTAAGAAGTTCCTGCAGCCTGGGAGACAGAGGCAGCCGCCCCCAGATGGCCGTTACGTTGAAGTCGTCAGGAACGTCTTGCAGTtgtaa